One window of the Lonchura striata isolate bLonStr1 chromosome 9, bLonStr1.mat, whole genome shotgun sequence genome contains the following:
- the LOC144246748 gene encoding UBX domain-containing protein 1-like, with translation MAAGGGTGLGRLWRRCWRAKALALTGNRGVEPAMDWLVAHEDDPDSDPELPPGLGAPPAGLGGPRQPPAPEDETQKSC, from the exons ATGGCGGCGGGCGGTGGGACCGGGCTCGGGCGGCTCTGGAGGCgctgctggag GGCGAAGGCGCTGGCGCTGACCGGGAACCGGGGAGTGGAGCCGGCCATGGACTG gctggtggctcatgagGACGACCCCGACTCGGACCCCGAActccccccgggtttgggggcgCCGCCCGCGGGCCTGGGGGGGCCccggcagccgccggcccccgAGGACGAGAcccagaa ATCCTGCTGA